Proteins from one Chaetodon auriga isolate fChaAug3 chromosome 19, fChaAug3.hap1, whole genome shotgun sequence genomic window:
- the camsap1a gene encoding calmodulin-regulated spectrin-associated protein 1a isoform X5, with product MDVEVSAGRDSTWRRAAAGADDVGGGGMEAQVVPLELYDSARAKIDGNLRWLFAKAYGIDHIPADLRDPFYTDQYEQEHIKPPIIHLLLSGELYCRVCGLILHAEQAASLQSHQSVIQALSRKGIYVLQTDNSPVSDLDLSSTPIKMSSHIHLIDALMMAYVVEMISIEKVVTSVKRFSSFSASKELPFDLEDAMVFWINKVNIKMREIIEKELKMKQHLLESPSHQKSPSKWYWKLVPVRYRRDHLAGRTLQHFPLLDDLLKDVCDGTALLAVIHFYCPELIRLEDICLKEVPSIADSVYNIQLLKEFSNEYLNKCFYLRPEDLLYSPPVLKNNVMVFIAELFWWFECVKPEFVQPRDLQEIRDVRLLLQPKSSRPHVAISNVTKRSFLTSSNSADTLTTPPSPDLSTKPSSLSPSHSLLPLRQRQHKVAEENTSEMRNRPNSMTRTDGLHQGSILAWPERRPRPLSQPVPYALHCPLEDDADSISLARSISKDSLASNIMCITPKHMLGSGPQMPQHRLSGQSLLSHMRIEDEEEEIEEEELVAVIHPSAFSRHRLGSDMEQDELEIQSAIPISRVSNTRCSPRLDMTPFTPDHQADSYYLEPLMPAVPKPAKEKSISLNKEEESGESRCRAAAAPRKAATSVPSTSQRKASVVESSRSTFTPIPVVESAPSSLRPPTEGSVGISQPGKKQPQGFFLHLSGEPEHHSPSSTALEVGHDSDSDIADLEEDEEDDDQMELTKVVMRRGKGQYLEEGEVYEFVEGDGESAKLREDLKISERDDKEDLSGRSSPCLSTISWASSCSASGSTSVKMTSFAERKLLKLGLRDGFSSTSSSQKTTPDGSEVTPCPPWQLRSDCTSGWIGKEPVPMLGKNMVVSPPPVPSELLQLHMQLEEQRRAIEFQKKKMETLSARQRLKLGKAAFLNIVKKGGGKSDTLPLPMKHSESAELTRSRVKTQSCKDDSCLDALKVQAKAGQTEAGQMKRDNRLNTLSQDNGAEPDLNECSHSIDLLNEAISSIQHQMMQLSLQQDLLMKRVVSPPERVESGPSTPPSTTQSTSPTSDSKCFALHFVDISGNNSAPARRPPKLSSSQRSKASEQKQSKDNSKMAYIKSNTQSPKESSGGDQKAGSTAESSRQEKSLQRNTTFRVRDDFSQHSSREGTGGSLDKMQTKDPEVVSSTSVSPSQAAEQEENNVVNSGKEDVGGDENTRVKSQLVEVDLSELKGPLEDGSADGATDSEQKNVLGFFFKDDEKAEDEMAKRRAAFLLKQQRKAEETRLRKLQQEAESELKRDEARRKAEEDRVRKEEEKARRELIKQEYLRRKQQALMEEQGLVKPRPRTKSRRNRPKALHRDESSSLSKGSTTPDLSCSHQGSTLSLATEADSVISGGAESQRAGSVCSVESFPMLSRASSRNMERDWENGSIASSITSVEYNGPKLFKEPSSKSNKPIIINAIAHCCLAGRVNETQKNAVLEELEKCDSNHLIILFRDGGCQFRAIYSYSPDTEEIVKFTGTGPRTISRKMIDKLYKYSSDRKQFTVIPAKSVSVSVDALTIHNHLWQVKRPGSARRK from the exons ATGGATGTGGAGGTGAGTGCTGGCAGGGACAGcacctggaggagagcagcagcaggagcagatgaTGTCGGAGGGGGAGGCATGGAGGCTCAGGTCGTGCCGCTGGAGCTGTACGACTCTGCAAGAGCCAAAATAGACGGAAATCTCCGCTGGCTGTTTGCCAAAGCTTATGGTATAG ATCACATCCCTGCAGACCTGCGGGACCCCTTCTATACCGACCAGTATGAGCAGGAGCACATCAAGCCCCCCAtcatccacctgctgctgtctggagaGCTCTACTGCCGAGTGTGTGGGCTCATCCTGCACGCTGAGCAGGCCGCCTCACTCCAAAGCCACCAGTCCGTCATCCAGGCCCTGTCCAGGAAGGGCATCTAtgtcctgcagacagacaattCACCTGTGTCTGATCTGGACCTCAGCTCGACTCCCATCAAGATG AGCTCCCACATCCACCTCATTGATGCCCTGATGATGGCCTATGTTGTGGAGATGATCAGCATAGAGAAGGTGGTGACCAGTGTCAAGCGGTTTTCCAGCTTCAGTGCCTCCAAGGAGCTGCCTTTTGACCTGGAAGACGCGATGGTCTTTTGGATCAACAAG GTCAACATAAAGATGAGGGAGATCATAgaaaaagagctgaaaatgaagcagcatCTGCTGGAGTCACCCAGTCACCAGAAG TCTCCCTCCAAATGGTACTGGAAGCTTGTACCT GTGCGTTACCGCAGAGATCACCTGGCAGGTCGGACACTTCAGCACTTCCCTCTGTTGGACGACCTGTTGAAGGATGTGTGTGACGGCAcggctctgctggctgtgatCCACTTCTACTGCCCGGAACTCATAAGACTGGAAG ATATCTGTCTGAAGGAGGTTCCCTCCATAGCAGACAGCGTGTACAACATCCAGCTACTGAAGGAGTTTTCTAATGAATACCTGAACAAATGCTTCTATCTGAGGCCTGAGGACTTGTTGTATTCACCACCAGTACTAAAG AATAACGTGATGGTCTTCATTGCTGAGCTCTTCTGGTGGTTTGAGTGTGTGAAGCCAGAGTTTGTACAGCCCAGGGACCTTCAGGAAATCAGAGATG TGAGATTACTGCTGCAGCCCAAGAGTTCACGACCCCATGTTGCCATCTCCAACGTCACCAAACGCAGTTTCCTGACATCGTCGAACTCTGCTGACACCTTGACCACGCCCCCGAGCCCTGACCTCAG CACTAAACCAAGCTCATTAAGCCCATCTCACTCTTTACTGCCcttgagacagagacagcacaaAGTGGCTGAGGAGAACACTTCAg AGATGAGAAATAGGCCCAACTCTATGACACGTACAGATGGGCTGCATCAGGGCTCAATACTGGCCTGGCCAGAAAGGAGGCCGAG GCCTTTATCCCAGCCGGTGCCCTACGCCCTGCATTGTCCCCTGGAGGATGATGCAGACAGTATAAGCCTTGCTCGCTCCATCAGCAAAGACAGCTTGGCCTCCAATATAATGTGCATCACCCCCAAGCATATGCTCGGGTCAGGCCCTCAAATGCCTCAACACAGGCTCAGTGGTCAAAGCCTGCTGAGTCACATGCGCatagaggatgaggaggaggaaatagaAGAGGAGGAACTGGTTGCTGTAATCCACCCCTCTGCATTTTCTCGACATCGACTTGGGAGTGACATGGAGCAAGACGAGCTGGAAATCCAGAGTGCGATCCCCATCTCAAGGGTTTCTAATACTCGTTGCTCTCCCCGCCTTGACATGACTCCCTTTACTCCTGACCACCAGGCAGACAGCTACTATCTGGAGCCTTTGATGCCTGCCGTCCCTAAACCAGCCAAAGAGAAGAGCATCAGCCtgaacaaggaggaggagagtggtgAGAGTCGTTgtagagcagctgcagctccaagGAAAGCAGCCACCAGTGTCCCAAGCACCTCACAGAGGAAGGCCTCTGTTGTTGAGTCCAGCAGAAGTACCTTCACCCCCATACCTGTGGTGGAATCAGCACCAAGCTCACTCAGGCCACCCACAGAGGGGTCGGTAGGCATCTCTCAGCCTGGGAAGAAACAGCCCCAAGgctttttccttcatctgtcagGAGAGCCAGAGCACCACAGTCCTTCCTCCACTGCGCTGGAGGTGGGGCACgactctgactctgacattGCAGACCttgaagaagatgaggaggacgaCGATCAGATGGAGCTGACTAAAGTGgtgatgaggagaggaaagggacaATACTTAGAGGAGGGAGAAGTGTATGAATTTGTAGAGGGAGATGGTGAGTCGGCCAAACTGAGAGAAGACTTGAAGATTAGTGAGCGGGACGATAAGGAAGACTTGAGTGGACGCTCCAGCCCTTGCCTCAGTACCATATCCTGGGCGAGCAGCTGCAGCGCTTCAGGCAGCACCAGTGTCAAAATGACCAGCTTTGCAGAGAGAAAGCTCCTCAAACTTGGCCTCCGTGATGGATTCTCAAGCACCAGCAGCTCTCAGAAGACCACGCCAGATGGCTCTGAGGTTACCCCCTGCCCCCCCTGGCAACTGAGGAGTGACTGCACCTCCGGCTGGATAGGGAAGGAGCCTGTCCCTATGTTGGGGAAGAATATGGTGGTGAGTCCCCCACCTGTgccttcagagctgctgcaacttCACATGCAGCTTGAAGAGCAAAGACGTGCTATTGagtttcagaagaagaagatggagaccCTGTCAGCGAGGCAGCGACTAAAGCTAGGGAAAGCTGCGTTCTTGAACATCGTTAAGAAGGGTGGAGGGAAGAGTGACACACTTCCCCTGCCCATGAAACACTCAGAATCTGCGGAACTAACCAGGAGTAGGGTGAAGACCCAGTCCTGCAAGGACGACTCCTGTCTCGATGCTCTGAAGGTCCAGGCAAAGGCAGGTCAAACAGAGGCAGGGCAGATGAAAAGGGACAACAGGTTGAACACCCTGTCCCAGGATAACGGGGCTGAACCTGATTTGAATGAGTGCTCCCACTCCATAGATCTACTCAATGAAGCTATTAGTTCCATTCAGCACCAGATGATGCAGCTCTCTTTACAGCAAGACCTGCTAATGAAGCGTGTGGTGTCACCCCCAGAGCGTGTTGAATCAGGCCCCAGCACACCCCCGAGCACAACACAATCAACATCCCCTACCTCAGACTCCAAATGCTTTGCACTTCACTTTGTAGATATCAGTGGCAACAACTCTGCCCCTGCTCGTCGTCCTCCCAAGCTTAGCTCCAGCCAACGCAGCAAAGCCTCAGAGCAAAAGCAGAGTAAAGACAACAGCAAGATGGCTTATATCAAGTCTAATACTCAGTCCCCTAAAGAAAGTTCTGGTGGAGACCAGAAGGCAGGGAGTACCGCCGAGAGCTCCAGGCAAGAGAAAAGCCTTCAGAGAAACACAACCTTCAGAGTCCGTGATGACTTCagccagcacagcagcagagagggaacgGGGGGCTCCTtggacaaaatgcaaacaaaggACCCAGAAGTCGTTTCCAGTACATCAGTGTCTCCCTCACAGGCTGCAGAACAAGAGGAGAACAATGTTGTCAACTCAGGAAAAGAGGATGTGGGTGGAGATGAGAATACCAGGGTCAAGAGTCAACTGGTTGAGGTCGACCTATCAGAGCTTAAAGGTCCACTGGAAGATGGAAGTGCAGATGGCGCTACAGACAGCGAGCAGAAGAATGTGCTAGGCTTCTTCTTTAAG GACGACGAGaaagcagaggatgaaatgGCAAAACGTCGTGCTGCCTTCCTCCTCAAACAGCAACGCAAAGCTGAGGAGACGAGACTACGCAAACTACAGCAAGAAGCTGAGAGTGAGCTCAAACGTGATGAGGCCAG GCGCAAGGCAGAAGAGGACCGTGTTCgtaaggaggaggagaaggcacgACGAGAGCTTATTAAGCAGGAATACCTGCGGAGGAAGCAGCAAGCGTTGATGGAAGAGCAGGGTCTGGTCAAACCTCGCCCACGGACTAAATCCCGCAGGAATAGACCTAAAGCACTGCACCGTGATGAGTCCAGCAGCCTCTCCAAAGGATCCACCACTC CCGATCTGAGCTGCAGTCATCAAGGATCGACGCTCTCTTTGGCGACTGAGGCAGACAGCGTCATCTCTGGAGGGGCGGAGTCACAGAG GGCTGGATCTGTGTGCTCTGTGGAGTCGTTCCCCATGCTGAGCAGGGCGTCGAGCAGGAACATGGAGAGGGACTGGGAGAACGGCTCCATAGCCTCCTCCATCACTTCAGTGGAGTACAATG GTCCTAAACTCTTCAAAGAGCCGAGCTCCAAGTCCAACAAGCCAATCATCATCAATGCCATCGCTCACTGCTGTCTGGCCGGAAGAGTTAATGAGACCCAGAAGAATGCTGTTCTGGAG GAGCTGGAAAAGTGCGACTCCAATCACCTGATCATCCTTTTCCGCGACGGCGGGTGCCAATTCCGCGCCATTTACTCCTACTCGCCGGACACCGAGGAGATCGTCAAGTTCACGGGCACGGGACCGCGAACCATCAGCCGGAAGATGATCGACAAGCTCTACAAATACAGCTCGGACCGCAAGCAGTTCACCGTCATCCCCGCCAAGTCTGTGTCGGTCAGCGTGGACGCCCTGACCATCCACAATCACCTCTGGCAGGTCAAGAGACCAGGGAGCGCACGTAggaagtga
- the camsap1a gene encoding calmodulin-regulated spectrin-associated protein 1a isoform X1: MDVEVSAGRDSTWRRAAAGADDVGGGGMEAQVVPLELYDSARAKIDGNLRWLFAKAYGIDHIPADLRDPFYTDQYEQEHIKPPIIHLLLSGELYCRVCGLILHAEQAASLQSHQSVIQALSRKGIYVLQTDNSPVSDLDLSSTPIKMSSHIHLIDALMMAYVVEMISIEKVVTSVKRFSSFSASKELPFDLEDAMVFWINKVNIKMREIIEKELKMKQHLLESPSHQKPDILHALAHCLLEPVEFSRVVRYRRDHLAGRTLQHFPLLDDLLKDVCDGTALLAVIHFYCPELIRLEDICLKEVPSIADSVYNIQLLKEFSNEYLNKCFYLRPEDLLYSPPVLKNNVMVFIAELFWWFECVKPEFVQPRDLQEIRDVRLLLQPKSSRPHVAISNVTKRSFLTSSNSADTLTTPPSPDLSTKPSSLSPSHSLLPLRQRQHKVAEENTSEMRNRPNSMTRTDGLHQGSILAWPERRPRPLSQPVPYALHCPLEDDADSISLARSISKDSLASNIMCITPKHMLGSGPQMPQHRLSGQSLLSHMRIEDEEEEIEEEELVAVIHPSAFSRHRLGSDMEQDELEIQSAIPISRVSNTRCSPRLDMTPFTPDHQADSYYLEPLMPAVPKPAKEKSISLNKEEESGESRCRAAAAPRKAATSVPSTSQRKASVVESSRSTFTPIPVVESAPSSLRPPTEGSVGISQPGKKQPQGFFLHLSGEPEHHSPSSTALEVGHDSDSDIADLEEDEEDDDQMELTKVVMRRGKGQYLEEGEVYEFVEGDGESAKLREDLKISERDDKEDLSGRSSPCLSTISWASSCSASGSTSVKMTSFAERKLLKLGLRDGFSSTSSSQKTTPDGSEVTPCPPWQLRSDCTSGWIGKEPVPMLGKNMVVSPPPVPSELLQLHMQLEEQRRAIEFQKKKMETLSARQRLKLGKAAFLNIVKKGGGKSDTLPLPMKHSESAELTRSRVKTQSCKDDSCLDALKVQAKAGQTEAGQMKRDNRLNTLSQDNGAEPDLNECSHSIDLLNEAISSIQHQMMQLSLQQDLLMKRVVSPPERVESGPSTPPSTTQSTSPTSDSKCFALHFVDISGNNSAPARRPPKLSSSQRSKASEQKQSKDNSKMAYIKSNTQSPKESSGGDQKAGSTAESSRQEKSLQRNTTFRVRDDFSQHSSREGTGGSLDKMQTKDPEVVSSTSVSPSQAAEQEENNVVNSGKEDVGGDENTRVKSQLVEVDLSELKGPLEDGSADGATDSEQKNVLGFFFKDDEKAEDEMAKRRAAFLLKQQRKAEETRLRKLQQEAESELKRDEARRKAEEDRVRKEEEKARRELIKQEYLRRKQQALMEEQGLVKPRPRTKSRRNRPKALHRDESSSLSKGSTTRNSLKVSMLIKAKGSAAGCRGADLSCSHQGSTLSLATEADSVISGGAESQRAGSVCSVESFPMLSRASSRNMERDWENGSIASSITSVEYNGPKLFKEPSSKSNKPIIINAIAHCCLAGRVNETQKNAVLEELEKCDSNHLIILFRDGGCQFRAIYSYSPDTEEIVKFTGTGPRTISRKMIDKLYKYSSDRKQFTVIPAKSVSVSVDALTIHNHLWQVKRPGSARRK, encoded by the exons ATGGATGTGGAGGTGAGTGCTGGCAGGGACAGcacctggaggagagcagcagcaggagcagatgaTGTCGGAGGGGGAGGCATGGAGGCTCAGGTCGTGCCGCTGGAGCTGTACGACTCTGCAAGAGCCAAAATAGACGGAAATCTCCGCTGGCTGTTTGCCAAAGCTTATGGTATAG ATCACATCCCTGCAGACCTGCGGGACCCCTTCTATACCGACCAGTATGAGCAGGAGCACATCAAGCCCCCCAtcatccacctgctgctgtctggagaGCTCTACTGCCGAGTGTGTGGGCTCATCCTGCACGCTGAGCAGGCCGCCTCACTCCAAAGCCACCAGTCCGTCATCCAGGCCCTGTCCAGGAAGGGCATCTAtgtcctgcagacagacaattCACCTGTGTCTGATCTGGACCTCAGCTCGACTCCCATCAAGATG AGCTCCCACATCCACCTCATTGATGCCCTGATGATGGCCTATGTTGTGGAGATGATCAGCATAGAGAAGGTGGTGACCAGTGTCAAGCGGTTTTCCAGCTTCAGTGCCTCCAAGGAGCTGCCTTTTGACCTGGAAGACGCGATGGTCTTTTGGATCAACAAG GTCAACATAAAGATGAGGGAGATCATAgaaaaagagctgaaaatgaagcagcatCTGCTGGAGTCACCCAGTCACCAGAAG CCCGATATATTGCATGCTCTGGCCCACTGCTTATTGGAGCCTGTGGAATTCTCTCGTGTG GTGCGTTACCGCAGAGATCACCTGGCAGGTCGGACACTTCAGCACTTCCCTCTGTTGGACGACCTGTTGAAGGATGTGTGTGACGGCAcggctctgctggctgtgatCCACTTCTACTGCCCGGAACTCATAAGACTGGAAG ATATCTGTCTGAAGGAGGTTCCCTCCATAGCAGACAGCGTGTACAACATCCAGCTACTGAAGGAGTTTTCTAATGAATACCTGAACAAATGCTTCTATCTGAGGCCTGAGGACTTGTTGTATTCACCACCAGTACTAAAG AATAACGTGATGGTCTTCATTGCTGAGCTCTTCTGGTGGTTTGAGTGTGTGAAGCCAGAGTTTGTACAGCCCAGGGACCTTCAGGAAATCAGAGATG TGAGATTACTGCTGCAGCCCAAGAGTTCACGACCCCATGTTGCCATCTCCAACGTCACCAAACGCAGTTTCCTGACATCGTCGAACTCTGCTGACACCTTGACCACGCCCCCGAGCCCTGACCTCAG CACTAAACCAAGCTCATTAAGCCCATCTCACTCTTTACTGCCcttgagacagagacagcacaaAGTGGCTGAGGAGAACACTTCAg AGATGAGAAATAGGCCCAACTCTATGACACGTACAGATGGGCTGCATCAGGGCTCAATACTGGCCTGGCCAGAAAGGAGGCCGAG GCCTTTATCCCAGCCGGTGCCCTACGCCCTGCATTGTCCCCTGGAGGATGATGCAGACAGTATAAGCCTTGCTCGCTCCATCAGCAAAGACAGCTTGGCCTCCAATATAATGTGCATCACCCCCAAGCATATGCTCGGGTCAGGCCCTCAAATGCCTCAACACAGGCTCAGTGGTCAAAGCCTGCTGAGTCACATGCGCatagaggatgaggaggaggaaatagaAGAGGAGGAACTGGTTGCTGTAATCCACCCCTCTGCATTTTCTCGACATCGACTTGGGAGTGACATGGAGCAAGACGAGCTGGAAATCCAGAGTGCGATCCCCATCTCAAGGGTTTCTAATACTCGTTGCTCTCCCCGCCTTGACATGACTCCCTTTACTCCTGACCACCAGGCAGACAGCTACTATCTGGAGCCTTTGATGCCTGCCGTCCCTAAACCAGCCAAAGAGAAGAGCATCAGCCtgaacaaggaggaggagagtggtgAGAGTCGTTgtagagcagctgcagctccaagGAAAGCAGCCACCAGTGTCCCAAGCACCTCACAGAGGAAGGCCTCTGTTGTTGAGTCCAGCAGAAGTACCTTCACCCCCATACCTGTGGTGGAATCAGCACCAAGCTCACTCAGGCCACCCACAGAGGGGTCGGTAGGCATCTCTCAGCCTGGGAAGAAACAGCCCCAAGgctttttccttcatctgtcagGAGAGCCAGAGCACCACAGTCCTTCCTCCACTGCGCTGGAGGTGGGGCACgactctgactctgacattGCAGACCttgaagaagatgaggaggacgaCGATCAGATGGAGCTGACTAAAGTGgtgatgaggagaggaaagggacaATACTTAGAGGAGGGAGAAGTGTATGAATTTGTAGAGGGAGATGGTGAGTCGGCCAAACTGAGAGAAGACTTGAAGATTAGTGAGCGGGACGATAAGGAAGACTTGAGTGGACGCTCCAGCCCTTGCCTCAGTACCATATCCTGGGCGAGCAGCTGCAGCGCTTCAGGCAGCACCAGTGTCAAAATGACCAGCTTTGCAGAGAGAAAGCTCCTCAAACTTGGCCTCCGTGATGGATTCTCAAGCACCAGCAGCTCTCAGAAGACCACGCCAGATGGCTCTGAGGTTACCCCCTGCCCCCCCTGGCAACTGAGGAGTGACTGCACCTCCGGCTGGATAGGGAAGGAGCCTGTCCCTATGTTGGGGAAGAATATGGTGGTGAGTCCCCCACCTGTgccttcagagctgctgcaacttCACATGCAGCTTGAAGAGCAAAGACGTGCTATTGagtttcagaagaagaagatggagaccCTGTCAGCGAGGCAGCGACTAAAGCTAGGGAAAGCTGCGTTCTTGAACATCGTTAAGAAGGGTGGAGGGAAGAGTGACACACTTCCCCTGCCCATGAAACACTCAGAATCTGCGGAACTAACCAGGAGTAGGGTGAAGACCCAGTCCTGCAAGGACGACTCCTGTCTCGATGCTCTGAAGGTCCAGGCAAAGGCAGGTCAAACAGAGGCAGGGCAGATGAAAAGGGACAACAGGTTGAACACCCTGTCCCAGGATAACGGGGCTGAACCTGATTTGAATGAGTGCTCCCACTCCATAGATCTACTCAATGAAGCTATTAGTTCCATTCAGCACCAGATGATGCAGCTCTCTTTACAGCAAGACCTGCTAATGAAGCGTGTGGTGTCACCCCCAGAGCGTGTTGAATCAGGCCCCAGCACACCCCCGAGCACAACACAATCAACATCCCCTACCTCAGACTCCAAATGCTTTGCACTTCACTTTGTAGATATCAGTGGCAACAACTCTGCCCCTGCTCGTCGTCCTCCCAAGCTTAGCTCCAGCCAACGCAGCAAAGCCTCAGAGCAAAAGCAGAGTAAAGACAACAGCAAGATGGCTTATATCAAGTCTAATACTCAGTCCCCTAAAGAAAGTTCTGGTGGAGACCAGAAGGCAGGGAGTACCGCCGAGAGCTCCAGGCAAGAGAAAAGCCTTCAGAGAAACACAACCTTCAGAGTCCGTGATGACTTCagccagcacagcagcagagagggaacgGGGGGCTCCTtggacaaaatgcaaacaaaggACCCAGAAGTCGTTTCCAGTACATCAGTGTCTCCCTCACAGGCTGCAGAACAAGAGGAGAACAATGTTGTCAACTCAGGAAAAGAGGATGTGGGTGGAGATGAGAATACCAGGGTCAAGAGTCAACTGGTTGAGGTCGACCTATCAGAGCTTAAAGGTCCACTGGAAGATGGAAGTGCAGATGGCGCTACAGACAGCGAGCAGAAGAATGTGCTAGGCTTCTTCTTTAAG GACGACGAGaaagcagaggatgaaatgGCAAAACGTCGTGCTGCCTTCCTCCTCAAACAGCAACGCAAAGCTGAGGAGACGAGACTACGCAAACTACAGCAAGAAGCTGAGAGTGAGCTCAAACGTGATGAGGCCAG GCGCAAGGCAGAAGAGGACCGTGTTCgtaaggaggaggagaaggcacgACGAGAGCTTATTAAGCAGGAATACCTGCGGAGGAAGCAGCAAGCGTTGATGGAAGAGCAGGGTCTGGTCAAACCTCGCCCACGGACTAAATCCCGCAGGAATAGACCTAAAGCACTGCACCGTGATGAGTCCAGCAGCCTCTCCAAAGGATCCACCACTC GTAATTCTCTGAAGGTGTCGATGTTGATCAAAGCGAAGGGCtcagcagcaggctgcagggGAG CCGATCTGAGCTGCAGTCATCAAGGATCGACGCTCTCTTTGGCGACTGAGGCAGACAGCGTCATCTCTGGAGGGGCGGAGTCACAGAG GGCTGGATCTGTGTGCTCTGTGGAGTCGTTCCCCATGCTGAGCAGGGCGTCGAGCAGGAACATGGAGAGGGACTGGGAGAACGGCTCCATAGCCTCCTCCATCACTTCAGTGGAGTACAATG GTCCTAAACTCTTCAAAGAGCCGAGCTCCAAGTCCAACAAGCCAATCATCATCAATGCCATCGCTCACTGCTGTCTGGCCGGAAGAGTTAATGAGACCCAGAAGAATGCTGTTCTGGAG GAGCTGGAAAAGTGCGACTCCAATCACCTGATCATCCTTTTCCGCGACGGCGGGTGCCAATTCCGCGCCATTTACTCCTACTCGCCGGACACCGAGGAGATCGTCAAGTTCACGGGCACGGGACCGCGAACCATCAGCCGGAAGATGATCGACAAGCTCTACAAATACAGCTCGGACCGCAAGCAGTTCACCGTCATCCCCGCCAAGTCTGTGTCGGTCAGCGTGGACGCCCTGACCATCCACAATCACCTCTGGCAGGTCAAGAGACCAGGGAGCGCACGTAggaagtga